The Candidatus Thorarchaeota archaeon DNA window TCCGGGAACTCTATCCGTCCTTCCTCAATCAGCTCTTTTAGGAGAGTTGGGAAGTGAACTACCTCGAATGGGAGCTCTTCTCCGAGAATCTTGGGATAGTCAAGGGCGAGAGTCCGGAAACAGCCTGCACAAGCAGTAACAACACGATCTGCTCCAGCTTCTTTCAGAGCTTCCACGTTGTGTCTG harbors:
- a CDS encoding (Fe-S)-binding protein; translated protein: MIVYFAGCMATYRLPEIAEATIKVLKHAGVDFKLLGEDEWCCGSVALRTGYQDQAEEMARHNVEALKEAGADRVVTACAGCFRTLALDYPKILGEELPFEVVHFPTLLKELIEEGRIEFP